The sequence TATTATGTTATGCTTTTAAGGTTTTACATTTTGAGGACATGAAATTCTGTGGTGCACAGAAATAAGATGTGCTCAATAGGGAAGTGCTTTTTCTGTTCCCTAATCTGTGCTTTAGATCACACATGGAAATTAGGACAGTTACTCATTTCTAATGTCTATCATTTATTGGAGCTTGCTACAAATACATAGGAGACAAAGTGCACATACACTAACTCTTGTGTTTTATCTGGCTGTACATGTTACCATGATTTGATACTGTACTTTTGTCAACAACAATACTAGAGACATTTATTAAGAGTGTGTGTGCAGGTAGGTTGAATAGAGAGTTTGGGGACAGAAACAAGGCCAAACAGTATATTTCTCTGTCTAAATCACTAAGGTAAACCCCAGGTTACATATAATCAGTCAGATCAAGCTGTCGTCTGAGTTTATCATTAAAGGAAAATTTAAGTCTGAGGTCTAGGCTCTCAGCAGGGCAAAATAGCGGTACAAGGCAAATAGGCAAATGTATGTTCTATCTAGACCATAGGTAACCCATTTCATATTCTGTATTGAGTAGAGACATCAAATTAGCAAATTTCAGCCTCCAAAAGAAGTATTGACATTCTaggcatttcatatttttttctccAATACAAAGTTCTAATCATTTATAGGTATGCTGAAGAGctgctttaaaaatatatacagtagataGAAAATGTACCAGCGGAGGGCAGTGCGGTGTGTCCTAAATGACACTGGCCCGTCTCGACATGCTGAACGACGTCCTTGTCTGGGTGCGTGACAGGGTGGTCAGGTTCCCCTGGCTAATTCTCCTAGCTCCTGGCGGTGGGGCTGTACTGTCTGGCTGTGCCATTGTCGTACTAAAACGCCTCTGCATGCCCAGCTGGGCCCTGAAGGACTTACAGAAGATGAAGTAGATGAGTGGGTCCAGGCAGGCGTTGAGGACTGACAGCAGCACAGTCAGCTCCTTCATGTAGTAGAAGGCCTGATGCCAGTAACACCTGCGCAAGAAGGGCCGGAGGAAGGCGTAGGGCAGGCGTACCAGGTGGTACGGCACGAAGCACACGCAGAACACAGCGACCAGAACTAGCATGTTTCTCTTGGAGCGGCTGAGGTTCCTTCCGGATCCACAGGAAGGATGTTTCTGCTGGTTCAGCTGCGCCTGCCGCAGCCTGAGGATGGTGCCCCAGTAGAAAAAGAGGAGGGAAAACAGAACGAAGAGGAAGATGGCGGCCGAGAAACTGTGGATGATCTTGTAGAGCAGTAGAAGCTGGGTGCTGTGGAGGGCATCGCAGCCTATGTTCCCGGGGATGAGATCTGCACCCCAAGTGGTGAGGAGGGATACGGTCAGGTACGCAGATGATGAGGCCAGAAGGGTGACCCAGGTTGCCATGGAGATGTAGTGGGCGGCGCGCACCGTTTGCAGGGCGTGGGTCTCCAGAGGACGGACGATCTTCAGGTACCTGTAGGCAGTAGGATGGCTTAGCAGGGGTGAGAGGAATTGAGAACTGACTCATTACTGAGTCTTACTGATGTTGTATTCATGAACATGGCTGCCAACCTGAATGGTGTCAGTGAAATGTGCACCTTTTGAATGTGAAATCTGCAAAAAAAATATGATACATTTGAAGGGTAGCTAGCACTGATGACACTTACGCAGCATCACAAGAAGACTATTCAACTTGATTCacatatccaaatcaaacaagatTGCTGTAGTTGTGTCACTGGACGTGGTAAAGGCATTTGATGGGGTCAGCTGGCCTTTTCTATTTACAGTCCAAGAAAATTAAATGGATAAAGATTATATATACACAACACCTACAGTATCTGTTGTAAACAATGGGAAAATGTCTCAACCATTTATGCTGACTAGCAGGGGCATTTCCATGAATTTTTTCCACTGCTATTTCCATCTTTATAGAACCTCTCGCCTGTGCTATCAGACATAACAACCAAATCCATGGCATACAGGCTGACAGACATGGACACTTCACTTATCAATAAATACCTGTTGGCTGCGATGTAGTCCATGAAGAGGATGCTGGCATACATGTTGAGGTAGAAGGCCGTGGCTCCAAAGTTGCAGTAGACGTGGCGCATGAGGGTCGAGTTGTGGGTGGCGTAGTTGGCAATGCGGAGCGGCAGACACAGGCTGAGGAAGAAGTCTGCCACAGCCAGGTTCTGCAGATATACTGTCATGTTGGATTGGCGGCGCTGGGCTCGGCAGAAGTAGATCCGCACCGTGAAGCCGTTGAGAACCAGGCCCACCAGGAAGATCAGGGAGTAGGTTACGGTGAAGAATGGGTGGGCGGAGACCTCCATCAAGCTGCAAGAGGCCGACCCGGAACCATTCCCCACAGTGTAGTTCATGGTCTGTACAGAGGATGTGTTGAAATAGCTGTCCATTCCTCCCACTCCTTTCACTGTGTATGCAGCCTGGATATTCATTTGTATACAGGTTTATACACAGAGAGCAGAGTAAAGAGGAGTGATTTGTTGTTAGCTTTTCTCTCTAATATTTGTTGTTTGAAATAATGTTGATCTTCAGCACACGGTGTTCTCTCATCAAACAATACTGACTGTGCTTGCTTTAAGTTTAAAACAACACAATTTCTTTATTGAGAACTAAATCCTCCAACAATATCCCCCCAAAAATCTCTAAAGTGCCTTGATCGTAACACCAAATGAGCACCTTTTGAGTAGTGTAACTTTGTGTAATATATCATTTTTAAActtaattttaacattctgtcataaagagcacatgttcaacttaataaaaaatgtattttcccttcttgaggttaaattaaaaatatactgttgtaagtgcctattaagtgtcaaataaagtaacagggttgaccgtaacaggtttgacgatttcatcttaaatcagccataaatcccttgtgacagggggaaaagaagcttgttgtgtgccacagggaggggcaattgaattcaagcttcacaaaaaaaatggaatcgttaaaacatttctagcccgtctatctatgggtaacatgtTATGCTCGACGTgctgttttccaccacaaaatgtCCAAAAAGAGTACAACCagctttttattttaaaaaaggaATAGTTGCACCATATTAAAACGGGAGGCCAGTTCACGTAACAAGGTTGACCTTAAATTCAGGGACAGGCATTttaagattatttattttatgtgattagtgattcatctAATCACATGAattaaataataatcttcagaaattactttgtcaaagcaGTAACACAACTAGGACCTTACAATAATGATGAAAACTTGGAAAAAGTCTGGTGTTAAGTGGTtaaaaatcttcctagaagtcacagagggtgCACAGAGGGGCATGTCAAAGTGATacattttggcactttagcaagtcattattcatataaaaaatatatatatttattgaatTTTCCATGTGGTCTATGTTCAAATTAATTAAAATATCAAAGAGACACAAATGTCTCTCTATTCGTGGAACAATCCTCCTATCTATCTGTTATATAGATCCTCGAATATCAACTTTCTTCTGCCTCACTTCCTTACAGCATCTTTGTCAATCTACAACTATTAATTAATGATATTGGTTAAGCTTTGTAGTAGTCATCAATAAATCATTATAAATGCTTATTAGTAATAGTATACATTTGAATAAAAGTAATAGTATACATTTGAAAATACTAATTTATGAATAGAATGTAAACTATAAGTCGTTTATTCATGCTTATGCATGAAAGTAGTACTAGCATGATATGTAAAATACGTTGGTGCATTAACTGACAGGGAAATAGATATCTGCATCGCTCCACTATTGATCTCTTAAGctgttactttaaaaaaaatctttcaCTAATTTGTTGCAGGATTATTAAGTTATCACTATGTAATAGAGAATGTTGTTATGGATATATCCCTTACCCTTTTTTTCTGTTCCAATGACACAGTATGTCAGCTGGACCGCCTGGTTAGATCAAAGTATGTTCTCTATATTCTCTACAACTTCCTTTTTTCATAAGGAAGAACCTCACTGTATTTGTATGAGGTAGTGTGAATgcgtatgaagtgtgtgtgtgtgtgtgtgtgtgtgtctgtgtgtgtgtttgtgatagacagagagcgagagtgagaatgCCTGAATGCACGTGTGAGCATACGTAcatgtgtgtgagcgtgcatgtgttctagagacagaggaagagggagCATGGAAATATTTTGTCTAGTCAAGAAAGAGTGATGTAGTGATAGCTAAATAGGTCATCACTCAATACTATAAATGCAGGTCTCAGATACTGCATTTGGAAGTCAAATCAAGAGGTCGCTTGACAAATATGATTTACCTTTTTGCCCCGTGGCAGTTCTCCTCAATGAATTGAGTTCATTCTGATGGTGTAATAAGGTCATCTGGAGCATTCACAGAAACATCACTTCTTGAATTCCCTAATTGTCTGTGTTCCAAACAAGTAAAAGACAcaccctcagccctcaaattaagtggacagtTCTGAAGAAGTATCATGACGTATGATGAATTGACACTTGCAGGGCAATGGGTGAGGGAGGAATAAATTCCTTGCCCGGAAATTTGCCACTCGTTCGTCCCACGGTTGTGTTTTCAGTCATCATGGAACCACCCATAGctgctgtgtgtgttttatatgcgctacagtcaattatgattgtATTTCATATATTGGCTAGAAGACAATGCATCCGCAGGCATCGAGTACTAACCATTCGACAATATATGGTAAATCAGAAATTATAATGTCAGGGAAAGTTGTATGCGCTAGCTAAcgtttccaaaagctaaccaaacaaaaacatcctTACTTTTACGATACTTGTATGTGCCGTCATATGCATTAGTAGcataacttatttacattcggttttacttacacttgtatgttgacttctccatattGATGTTGGTTTTAAGTTTTGtctgacttttcttagcggatgtacgtACAATCAtcgcaaattgaattatggggtgTTTCAGGCCCTGGAGTGAACAGAATTGAACACTAGATCACAAACGAGGGCTGAGGGTCTTACGTTgccaacttcccttgcttggctaattgtTTGGACCGACGGCAAAGACGGCCGctgggattcccccaagggcataaggcgagggtaagtggagGAGGGTGTGTCTTTAACATGTTTGAAACGCAGCCCTTGTCTGTGCAGTTTgatacaaacaaataaacaagcTGTAGCACTGCCTGGAGTTGTCCTCCATTCACACACATCCAACAAATACATTTAATTCAGTAAGAACCACATAAATACCCCAGTGATATATCAAGCTAGCAGGTTATATGTTTTTATTTCCCCTTATACAGCAACTTAAAGGTGAATGGGAAAATGAGTGAACGTGAGGAGGATGATAGTTTCATTCTATTTTCTCCCGAGAATGCAAGACCGTTCGTATGTTGATGTAGTGAGCCTTGCGGATTGTATTGTCCAATCACAGAGCAGATACAAGCCACGTGATCCGCCAGCGAACACATGACGGCAGCTGACAGCAGATCACGTGACTTGCATCTGCTCTGTGACTGGACGACACATATGTCAATGCTGTATTTTATTCAACGTTGACCAGCATGTTGTTGAAATGTGTATGCTAGGAATGACTGGCCATGTCAGTTCCGGAACCACAACCATGAAATGAGGGGCgtcagagccctatgagccctatgGAGGAGTTGGTGGCTGCCTGGTACTCTGGAATGCTGTTGTTCAGGcctctagtttcctgaaacatcCTCTCTTCTAGACATTCCTCCAGCCATGCAAATGTAGCTCTATCTATTACAACCACAGAGgagatttgtttgtgtgtgtgtgtatactgcccCCATGTGGGGATTAAACAATTTTTAAACTTTCTTAACTTACATTTTTTGCTGCAAAATATCcatatacgtgtgtatatatatatatatatatatatatatatatatactgaaaaTAGCAGACATTCAAGATACAGTACTGTTCTCTGGTTTGAGTGACAaaacaatatactgtatcatgatatgatatagtgcattcggaaagtatacagacatcttgactttttccaaattttgttacgttagtcttattctaaaatgttttacacacaataccccatattgaaaaagcatttttttgtacatttattaaaaagaaaaaacaaaacaattacatttacataagtattcagacccttcactcagtactttgttgaagcacacacacacaaaaaatgacataatacagaacatcaatagacaaacaTCAAACTtgacagtatattaactataggctatctaactacccaacgtttattggcttgattattcccgtcattcttagcttagctaaatggtattgtcgtgcgttctcaatggacattcgggtgttTTTGTAAATTCGCTGTGGCTATCTAcaccaatttcagagcactctcgtctgagtaccagagcgcagaataatgaatttacaagcgctcaacacccgttgaatatggccggtgtcagtaaacgttggtaaaaaagcgtaattaaattgtttccagcagcacagttacagtcagcaacgctctggataacatgaaaactgcctaaccagctctgctagggtgagtaaaatggtcagagtggtctcatttgtgtctggaagtagctagcaagctagccaacgttagcttggctgcttgactgccgttgtaaggccagaacgctcaaatcaaccctacaaTGTGAGAGTgaaacggtctgaatttacaaactgacaatctgacaacaTTCTGAATTATGAGCGTCATGTTGAACAGctccatattttccgttccatcctaacagaaacccagagGTTTTTTGGTTTTTCATGAAATAGAAACAGCATaacattaatcaaattaattaatcaagtaccagtcaaaagtttggacacacttactcattccaggatttgtctttatttttactattctctacattgtagaataatagtgaagacatcacaactatgatataacacatatggaatcagttaagaacaagttcttatttacaaggacagccacTCATTCCTCCCCGTCTGGGAATTGAACCCTGGTCTCCCGTGTGTCCTCCCcatctctggtaatgccaatatggaagacatatcaaatgcttctcaaagatgccctctggtggtcaaactagcactaacttgcagtaacagaaaaaATGGCTGGCAATTAAATGATGTgccgcagtatgacgcaacttttaaaggagtaACCACTGTACATGTCTAAACAAGACTCCACTTCAGCCGGATTACATGAGCCATCaaattagccaggtgtgtctgggggtgattacggccatctattatatttcatgaacatgtgtacgtCTAGACAATaatgacccatccacttagctagatgtggctggggggtggttatagcttttccttcacatgacccatcaatttagataAGTGTGTTGGGTAAGCATAATCTAATAAtgataaaatatttataaaatgtttttatctggacactttgtgtttttgatattgctactatgcaaatcaaataaaatgttattggtcacatacacatggttaacagatctTATTgcgaatgtagcgaaatgcttgcgcttctagttccgacagtgccgCAATATCAAACATGTAAtcgaacaattccacaacaactacctaatacacacaaatctaagtaaaagaatggaataacaatatatatactgtacatataaatatatggatgacagagcggcataggcaagatacaatagatggtataaaatacagtacatacatatgagatgagtaatacaagatatgtaaacattattcaagtggcATTACTAAAGTGActggtgatccatttattaaagatttcaagtctgtatgtaggcagcagcctctctgtgttagtaatgactgtttaacagtctgatggccttgagatagaagctgtttttcagtctctcggtcccagctttgatacacctgtgctgacttcgccttctggatgatagcggggtgaacaggcagtggctcgggtggttgttgtccttgatgatctttttggccttcctgtgacatcgggtgctgtaggtgtcctggagggcaggtagtttgcacccggtgatgcgttgtgcagaccgcaccaccctctggagagccttgcggttgtgggcggtgcagttgccataccaggcggcgatgcagcccgacaggatgctctcaattgtgcatctgtaaaagtttgtgagggttttagatgacaagccaaatttcttcagcctcctgaggttgaagaggcactgttgcgccttcttcaccacactgtctgtgtgggtggaccatttcagtttgtccgtgatgtgtacgccaccttctccactgctgtcttgttgatgtggataggggggtgctccctctgctgtttgctgaagtccacaatcatctcctttgttttgttgatgttgagtgagaggttgttttgctgacaccacactccgagtgccctcaactcttgtaggctgtctcgtcattgttggtaatcaagcctactactgttgtgccgtctgtaaacttgatgattgagttggaggcgtgcatggccacgcagtcgtgggtgaacagagagtacaggagggggctgagcacgcacccttggggggcccaagtgttgaggatccgcgaagtggagatgttgtttcctaacttcaccacctgggggcggcctgtcaggaagtccaggaccgaattgcacagggcggggttgagacccagggcctctagcttaatgatgagcttgaaggttactatggtgttgaatgctgagctatagttaatgaacagcattcttacataggtattcctcttgtccggatgggatagggcagtgtgcagtgttatggacctattggggcggtaagcaaattgaagtgggtaaggtggaggtgatatgatccttgactagtctctcaaagcacttcatgatgacagaagtgagtgctacgggccgatagtcattaagttcagttacctttgccttcttgggtacaggaataatggtggccatcttgaagcatgtggggacagcagactcggatagggagagattgaatatgtccgtaaacacaccagccagctggtctgtgcttgctctgaggacgcggctaaggATGCAGTCtgagccggcagccttgcgagggttaacatgtttaaatgtcttacggcggccacggagaaggagagcccacagtccttggtagcgggccgcgtcggtggcactgtataatcctcaaagcgagcaaagaaggtgtttagtttgtctggaagcaagacgtctgtGTCCGTGATGTGCAAGTAACCACTTCACTCTACCATTTACACCTTccgtatcctgtgcatgtgacaaataaacatagattttatttgatatagcgtGTGTTTACCACACGGCCACAAATGTAAAtctttaaagagatgggtggggctaaggcttaagaatGTGTGAATGATACTGATACCATTTTCTAACTCTGAgtatctacttttatccaatgtaacaAACACCCT comes from Salmo salar chromosome ssa20, Ssal_v3.1, whole genome shotgun sequence and encodes:
- the gpr171 gene encoding P2Y purinoceptor 14 isoform X1; the encoded protein is MDSYFNTSSVQTMNYTVGNGSGSASCSLMEVSAHPFFTVTYSLIFLVGLVLNGFTVRIYFCRAQRRQSNMTVYLQNLAVADFFLSLCLPLRIANYATHNSTLMRHVYCNFGATAFYLNMYASILFMDYIAANRYLKIVRPLETHALQTVRAAHYISMATWVTLLASSSAYLTVSLLTTWGADLIPGNIGCDALHSTQLLLLYKIIHSFSAAIFLFVLFSLLFFYWGTILRLRQAQLNQQKHPSCGSGRNLSRSKRNMLVLVAVFCVCFVPYHLVRLPYAFLRPFLRRCYWHQAFYYMKELTVLLSVLNACLDPLIYFIFCKSFRAQLGMQRRFSTTMAQPDSTAPPPGARRISQGNLTTLSRTQTRTSFSMSRRASVI